The proteins below are encoded in one region of Equus caballus isolate H_3958 breed thoroughbred chromosome 16, TB-T2T, whole genome shotgun sequence:
- the P2RY13 gene encoding P2Y purinoceptor 13, with the protein MPASSEDTQTGGLPSKLMLEAMNATLLKGLNGSERCPRDTRVAQLVFPAAYTVVFLAGLLLNAAALWVFVHIPSSSTFIVYLKNTLVADLIMTLTLPFKILSDAHLGPWQLRAFVCRFSAVIFYATMYVGIILLGLIAFDRFLKIIRPFGKYFVQKPAFAKTVSTLVWLLLYLTSLPNVILSNKEATPSSVRKCASLKGPLGLKWHQVVNNISQFIFWTVFVLMLLFYVVIAKQVYNSYRKSKSKESGNNKKLGGKVFVVVAVFFVCFAPFHFARVPYTQSQTNSRTDCRVQNHLFIAKETTLFLAATNICMDPFIYIFLCKKFTERLPCMRGRKMATSTQENHTIQTDNNITLG; encoded by the exons ATGCCCGCCTCGTCAGAGGACACTCAGACGGGCGGCCTCCCTTCGAAG CTGATGTTGGAAGCCATGAACGCCACGCTGCTGAAGGGCCTCAACGGGTCGGAGCGCTGCCCCAGAGACACGCGGGTCGCCCAGCTGGTGTTCCCGGCCGCCTACACTGTCGTCTTCCTCGCCGGCCTCCTGCTGAACGCCGCAGCCCTGTGGGTGTTCGTCCACATCCCCAGCTCCTCCACCTTCATTGTCTACCTCAAGAACACGCTGGTGGCCGACCTGATAATGACGCTCACGCTTCCGTTCAAAATCCTCTCCGACGCCCACCTCGGCCCCTGGCAGCTCAGAGCCTTCGTGTGTCGTTTCTCGGCTGTCATCTTTTACGCCACCATGTACGTGGGCATcatactgctgggcctcatagCCTTTGACAGGTTCCTCAAGATCATCAGaccttttggaaaatatttcgTGCAAAAACCCGCTTTTGCAAAAACGGTCTCGACCCTGGTCTGGCTCCTTTTGTACCTCACCTCTCTGCCAAACGTGATCTTAAGCAACAAGGAAGCCACACCGTCGTCTGTGAGAAAGTGCGCCTCCTTAAAGGGTCCTCTGGGGCTCAAATGGCACCAAGTGGTGAATAACATATCCCAGTTCATTTTCTGGACCGTTTTTGTCCTAATGCTTCTGTTTTATGTGGTGATCGCAAAACAAGTATATAATTCTTACAGAAAGTCCAAAAGCAAGGAGAGCGGAAACAACAAAAAGCTGGGAGGTAAAGTGTTCGTTGTGGTGGCCGTCTTCTTTGTGTGCTTTGCTCCATTTCATTTTGCCAGAGTGCCATATACACAGAGCCAGACCAACAGCAGGACTGATTGCCGGGTGCAAAACCACCTGTTTATTGCTAAGGAAACAACTCTCTTTTTGGCAGCAACTAACATTTGTATGGACCCcttcatatatatattcttatgtaAAAAATTCACAGAAAGGCTACCATGCATGAGAGGCAGAAAGATGGCAACATCAACCCAAGAAAATCACACCATCCAGACTGACAATAACATAACCCTAGGCTGA
- the P2RY12 gene encoding P2Y purinoceptor 12 — protein MDNLTSVARNSSLCTRDYKITQVLFPLLYTLLFFVGLIINSLAMRVFFQIRSKSNFIIFLKNTVISDLLMILTFPFKILSDAKLGTGPLRTFVCQVTSVVFYFTMYISISFLGLITIDRYQKTTRPFKTSNPNNLLGAKILSVVIWAFMFLLSLPNMILTNKRPRDKNVKKCSFLKSEFGLVWHEIVNYICQVIFWINFLIVIVCYTLITKELYRSYVRTRGTGKAPRKRVNVKVFIIIAVFFICFVPFHFARIPYTLSQTRDVFDCPAENTLFYVKESTLWLTSLNACLDPFIYFFLCKSFKHSLMAMLKCPNSATSPAPENRRKAQAGGDPSEETPM, from the coding sequence ATGGACAACCTCACCTCTGTGGCCAGGAACAGCAGCCTGTGCACCAGAGATTACAAAATCACCCAGGTCCTCTTCCCGCTCCTCTACACGCTCCTGTTTTTCGTTGGACTCATCATAAATAGCCTGGCAATGAGGGTCTTCTTCCAAATCCGCAGTAAAtccaactttattatttttcttaagaacaCAGTCATTTCCGATCTTCTCATGATTCTGACTTTTCCGTTCAAAATCCTCAGCGATGCCAAACTGGGGACGGGACCCCTGAGGACCTTCGTGTGCCAGGTGACCTCTGTCGTATTTTACTTCACAATGTACATCAGTATTTCCTTCCTCGGACTGATAACTATCGATCGCTACCAGAAGACCACCAGGCCCTTTAAAACGTCCAACCCCAACAATCTCCTGGGGGCTAAGATCCTCTCTGTTGTCATCTGGGCTTTCATGTTCTTACTCTCTTTGCCTAACATGATTCTGACCAACAAGAGGCCGAGAGACAAGAACGTGAAGAAATGCTCTTTCCTCAAATCAGAGTTTGGTCTGGTCTGGCATGAAATCGTCAACTACATCTGTCAAGTCATTTTCTGGATTAACTTTTTAATTGTCATTGTATGCTATACGCTCATTACAAAGGAACTGTACAGGTCCTATGTAAGGACAAGGGGCACGGGCAAAGCTCCCAGGAAAAGGGTGAACGTCAAAGTTTTCATTATCATTgctgtgtttttcatttgttttgttccttTCCATTTTGCCCGAATTCCCTACACGCTGAGCCAGACCCGGGACGTCTTTGACTGCCCTGCTGAGAACACTCTATTCTACGTGAAGGAGAGCACCCTCTGGCTGACGTCCTTGAACGCGTGCCTGGATCCCTTCATCTACTTCTTCCTCTGCAAGTCCTTCAAGCACTCCCTGATGGCCATGCTGAAGTGCCCCAATTCTGCAACGTCTCCAGCCCcggaaaacaggagaaaagcacaGGCTGGTGGTGACCCCAGCGAAGAGACTCCAATGTAA